A stretch of DNA from Juglans microcarpa x Juglans regia isolate MS1-56 chromosome 5D, Jm3101_v1.0, whole genome shotgun sequence:
GCTTTTAGCCATAATTGACAGCGAGAAATGTTGAAATGGGAATTTGAATGAATTATGCgcaaaattaatgttttttttttttcctttaatttttagGTTTATCTTTGGGTTTGAATTTGAGTTATGGTATTGGGGTCGGAAGAGAAAAAGGCCGCAGCTTAGTTGTGAGGGCTGGGAAGTTCGCTCTTTGTCAGACAAAGAGAAACAGGTCGCGAAAGTCTCTGGCTCGAACTCACGGCTTCCGCAGACGGATGAGAACCACCAGTGGCAGAGCAATATTGAAGCGCCGACGTGCGAAGGGACGGAAGGTCCTCTGCACAAAGTCCAACCCCAACAGCGGGAAGCGTGCTTAATCGTCACTCTGCATGATTCAGTGTCAGCGGATAAGTGCAATGATATGCAATGTTGTCCAGTAGTTTCACAGAGGTGGACTtagttgggtttccatcttaTGTGCCATGATAACGATTGTAATCCATCATTAGGAGGTATTTTGTGTATTGCAATTCACTTTTTCTGTCATTgtcttctcttgttcttgatatATGATTGATATTTGAGAATTCCTGTGCCCCATTGCTTAGCCTGTTAGGCCCGAGCTCTCCAACTATTCGTGGTAAAGATATTGTTAGTTGTTAAAGTACTGGTGGTTTTATTTCTGCTATATATCCGTTCTTCCCTAAAAGATACGTGACGGTATatggttgtttattttttgcgGTATTCCAATTGATGGATTGAACTATTAGAATGCCTCCTATATGAAAGCTGACATTTTGCTTTCCCTTTGATATGCAATTGATTTGTTCATGAATTCTAGTAGTTAAGAAAAACTCGTGCTAGAACAAACTGTTACATTGTCAGGCAATAGACCTAAGACTTCAATGCAATCAACATATTTGATGCAGCAAAAGAGACACTTATGGATGAAGATGCATAAGACGCATGTACACAAGGCAGTAGTGCCACCAAGTCCTTTGGTGATATTACCTTGTTCTATCAATTTCCATGTagttattttctaaaaatgtttAATAGTGAGGGCTTAGGGTGTAGCTTTGCTCCATTATGATAGGCTGCAA
This window harbors:
- the LOC121266196 gene encoding 50S ribosomal protein L34, chloroplastic; translated protein: MASLTVLSSASPLLSCGGGRQACIPSASLTFLAGSTRRSSVSLNAGSNPIPRSGLLHCSFIPSSSSSFSSSFSFPSSFSGLSLGLNLSYGIGVGREKGRSLVVRAGKFALCQTKRNRSRKSLARTHGFRRRMRTTSGRAILKRRRAKGRKVLCTKSNPNSGKRA